Proteins from a genomic interval of Gordonia sp. SL306:
- the thiD gene encoding bifunctional hydroxymethylpyrimidine kinase/phosphomethylpyrimidine kinase: MSDDLGLPTAAPGVTPARVLTIAGSDSGGGAGIQADMRTFALLGLHACVAVTAVTVQNSLGVQGFQEIEPETVAAQMHSVVTDIGVGAAKTGMLASAPIIEAVAGACIDLDIGRDGGVPLVVDPVCASMHGDPLLATEALDTLRSKLIPLATVVTPNLDEVRLITGIDVVDATSQRAAAQALHDLGAQWALVKGGHLRSSEHSPDLLFDGDEFHEFVHPRIATTHDHGAGDTLAAAIASALAHGYSVPDAVSFAKRWVTRGLESAYPLGAGHGPVNPLWRVSRR, encoded by the coding sequence ATGAGTGACGATCTCGGACTGCCCACCGCCGCACCGGGTGTCACACCGGCGCGCGTCCTGACGATCGCGGGGTCGGACTCGGGCGGCGGTGCCGGCATCCAGGCCGATATGCGCACCTTTGCGTTGCTCGGCCTGCACGCGTGTGTGGCGGTGACCGCGGTGACCGTGCAGAACTCGTTGGGAGTCCAGGGATTTCAGGAAATCGAGCCGGAGACGGTCGCCGCGCAGATGCACAGCGTGGTCACCGACATCGGGGTCGGGGCAGCCAAGACGGGCATGCTCGCGTCGGCGCCGATCATTGAGGCGGTGGCCGGCGCGTGCATCGACCTGGACATCGGACGCGACGGCGGTGTCCCGCTCGTCGTCGACCCGGTGTGCGCGTCGATGCACGGCGATCCGCTGCTGGCCACCGAAGCCCTGGACACGTTGCGGTCGAAGCTGATCCCGCTGGCGACGGTCGTCACGCCGAACCTCGACGAGGTCCGCCTGATCACCGGGATCGACGTGGTCGACGCGACGTCCCAGCGCGCGGCGGCCCAGGCCCTGCATGACCTCGGAGCGCAGTGGGCTCTGGTGAAGGGCGGACACCTGCGATCGTCCGAGCACAGTCCCGACCTGCTGTTCGACGGCGACGAGTTCCATGAGTTCGTCCACCCGAGGATCGCCACGACCCACGATCACGGGGCTGGCGACACCTTGGCCGCCGCCATCGCGAGTGCCCTCGCCCACGGCTATTCGGTGCCCGACGCCGTATCGTTCGCCAAGCGATGGGTCACCCGCGGGCTCGAATCCGCCTACCCTCTCGGCGCCGGACACGGTCCGGTGAACCCGCTCTGGCGGGTCAGCCGCCGCTGA
- the thiC gene encoding phosphomethylpyrimidine synthase ThiC produces the protein MGTPVSESVVTTGPIEGSRKHYRELDHLRIPQRRIELTNGEHLDVYDTSGPYTDATATIDVERGLTPTRDSWHRPAAIDGASTQLAWARAGIVTDEMRFIAAREGADEELVRHEVAVGRAVIPANHRHPESEPMIIGKAFAVKVNANIGNSAVTSSIAEEVEKMVWASRWGADTIMDLSTGKDIHTTREWILRNSPVPVGTVPIYQALEKVSGDPTKLTWEIYRDTVIEQAEQGVDYMTVHAGVLLRYVPLTARRVTGIVSRGGSIMAAWCLAHHEESFLYTHYDELCEIFRRYDITFSLGDGLRPGSIADANDEAQLAELRTLGELTKIAKSHGVQVMIEGPGHVPMHKIAENVRLEEELCEEAPFYTLGPLATDIAPAYDHITSAIGAALIAQAGTAMLCYVTPKEHLGLPNRDDVKVGVITYKIAAHSADLAKGHPGAQERDDALSKARFEFRWTDQFNLALDPDTAREYHDETMPAEPAKTAHFCSMCGPKFCSMRISADVRTYAEENGLVTAEDIDRKIAEEMAAKSAEFVEAGKHVYLPLEATTGGSAAR, from the coding sequence ATGGGAACACCTGTATCCGAATCCGTCGTGACCACCGGTCCGATCGAGGGCAGCCGTAAGCACTACCGCGAACTCGATCACCTGCGGATTCCCCAGCGGCGCATCGAACTCACCAACGGTGAGCACCTCGACGTCTACGACACGTCCGGCCCGTACACCGACGCGACCGCGACGATCGACGTCGAGCGCGGACTGACACCCACCCGGGATTCCTGGCACCGTCCGGCAGCGATCGACGGTGCATCGACCCAGCTCGCGTGGGCACGTGCAGGCATCGTCACCGACGAGATGCGGTTCATCGCCGCTCGCGAGGGCGCCGACGAGGAGCTCGTCCGCCACGAGGTCGCCGTCGGCCGAGCTGTGATCCCGGCCAACCATCGTCACCCGGAATCCGAGCCGATGATCATCGGCAAGGCGTTCGCGGTGAAGGTGAACGCCAACATCGGCAACTCCGCGGTCACCAGCTCGATCGCGGAGGAGGTCGAGAAGATGGTGTGGGCCTCGCGCTGGGGAGCCGACACGATCATGGACCTGTCCACCGGCAAGGACATCCACACGACCCGCGAGTGGATCCTGCGGAACTCGCCGGTTCCGGTGGGCACCGTGCCGATCTACCAGGCGCTCGAGAAGGTCAGCGGCGACCCCACCAAGCTGACGTGGGAGATCTACCGCGACACCGTGATCGAGCAGGCCGAACAGGGCGTCGACTACATGACCGTGCACGCGGGAGTGCTGCTGCGTTATGTGCCGCTGACGGCACGCCGGGTCACCGGCATCGTCTCGCGCGGCGGATCGATCATGGCCGCCTGGTGCCTCGCGCACCACGAGGAGTCGTTCCTCTACACCCATTACGACGAGCTGTGCGAGATCTTCCGACGCTACGACATCACCTTCTCCCTGGGCGACGGTCTGCGGCCGGGATCGATCGCCGACGCCAACGACGAGGCGCAGCTCGCCGAGCTCCGGACGCTCGGCGAGCTGACGAAGATCGCGAAATCGCATGGCGTGCAGGTGATGATCGAGGGTCCCGGCCATGTCCCGATGCACAAGATCGCGGAGAACGTGCGGCTCGAGGAAGAGCTCTGCGAGGAGGCGCCGTTCTACACACTCGGTCCGCTGGCGACCGACATCGCGCCCGCCTACGACCACATCACCTCGGCGATCGGCGCAGCACTCATCGCGCAGGCCGGAACCGCGATGCTGTGTTACGTCACGCCGAAGGAGCATCTGGGACTGCCGAACCGCGACGACGTGAAAGTCGGTGTGATCACCTACAAAATCGCCGCCCACTCCGCCGACCTCGCCAAGGGCCACCCCGGAGCGCAGGAACGTGACGACGCGTTGTCCAAGGCACGCTTCGAGTTCCGTTGGACCGATCAGTTCAACCTCGCGCTCGATCCGGACACCGCCCGCGAGTACCACGACGAGACGATGCCCGCAGAGCCGGCCAAGACGGCTCATTTCTGCTCGATGTGCGGACCGAAGTTCTGCTCCATGCGGATCTCCGCGGACGTCCGCACCTACGCCGAGGAGAACGGGCTCGTGACGGCCGAGGACATCGACCGCAAGATCGCCGAGGAGATGGCCGCGAAGTCGGCGGAATTCGTCGAGGCAGGAAAACATGTCTACCTGCCGCTCGAGGCGACGACCGGAGGTTCTGCCGCCAGATGA
- a CDS encoding GNAT family N-acetyltransferase, giving the protein MQRKHRYRPPQSAQAILQQISQVVHNPVRERFELWVAGDLVGVLGYSTDCVDGKRTITILHTVLYDEYTGHGLGTRLMRGAVDYVRAQGARLRPVCSFTKSYLDAHPGLVPLAPA; this is encoded by the coding sequence ATGCAACGGAAACATCGATATCGGCCACCGCAGTCTGCGCAGGCAATCCTGCAGCAGATATCGCAGGTCGTGCACAACCCGGTCCGGGAGCGCTTCGAGCTGTGGGTGGCCGGCGACCTGGTCGGCGTCCTCGGATACAGCACCGACTGCGTGGACGGCAAACGGACGATCACCATCCTGCACACCGTTCTCTACGACGAATACACCGGTCACGGACTCGGCACGCGTCTGATGCGCGGTGCCGTCGACTACGTCCGCGCCCAAGGTGCCCGACTGCGGCCGGTGTGCTCGTTCACCAAGAGCTACCTCGACGCCCATCCCGGTCTGGTGCCGCTCGCGCCCGCGTGA
- a CDS encoding siderophore-interacting protein — protein MAEMTKTKSRGWQGTVLKLLGADDYELTVTSNEKVTDEYIRLGFTGGGLLTDRPVHPTMWVRIWFENKHGKLHQRAYTLVDPDPATDSFYLEFAIHDGAATRWAEAAEPGDTISSTFMGSKFAIPEPAPAGWLIAGDTAALPAINSLLDAISASPNPSTAATVWFEYAHESDKSLPLRLRDQDTINWIKRDRGGDALVEAVRDAAFDATGHFGWVALDMKATRAVSASFKNDYRLGKSSVKAQAYWRAGAPES, from the coding sequence ATGGCGGAAATGACGAAGACGAAGTCGCGCGGCTGGCAGGGGACCGTCCTCAAACTGCTGGGCGCTGACGATTACGAGCTCACGGTCACGAGCAACGAGAAGGTGACCGACGAGTACATCCGACTCGGGTTCACCGGGGGTGGCCTGCTCACCGACCGTCCGGTCCACCCGACCATGTGGGTCCGGATCTGGTTCGAGAACAAGCACGGCAAGCTGCATCAGCGCGCCTATACCCTGGTCGACCCGGATCCGGCGACCGATTCGTTCTACCTCGAGTTCGCGATCCACGACGGCGCGGCGACCCGCTGGGCTGAGGCCGCGGAACCCGGGGACACGATCTCGTCGACGTTCATGGGGTCCAAGTTCGCCATTCCGGAGCCCGCACCGGCCGGCTGGCTGATAGCCGGGGACACGGCCGCGTTGCCCGCGATCAACTCGCTGCTCGACGCGATCTCGGCGTCGCCGAATCCGTCCACCGCTGCCACCGTCTGGTTCGAGTACGCGCACGAGTCCGACAAGTCGCTGCCGTTGCGGCTTCGCGACCAGGACACCATCAACTGGATCAAGCGGGACCGCGGTGGAGATGCCCTGGTCGAGGCCGTTCGCGATGCGGCGTTCGACGCGACGGGCCATTTCGGCTGGGTCGCACTCGACATGAAGGCCACCCGAGCGGTATCGGCCTCGTTCAAGAACGACTACAGGCTGGGCAAGTCGAGTGTGAAGGCACAGGCGTACTGGCGAGCGGGCGCGCCGGAGTCCTAG
- a CDS encoding lysine N(6)-hydroxylase/L-ornithine N(5)-oxygenase family protein, with protein MTRTTSHSHRFDPTDIVDIGGIGFGPSNLGLAIAVSELDDSQVTPLTARFVERQSTFSWHPGMLLPRTTMQISFLKDLATQRNVRSRFTFLNYLAHQGRLVDFINHQTFFPSRHEFHDYLEWAAQSVDADVLYGTSAIDVEIEDDHFAVHLDGRYPGVLRARNLVVSTGLSARLPDGVSASRRVFHNHRLLNHLEDMPPLRHNRFAVIGAGQSAAEVVEYLHTTYPEAEVHAVFAKYGYTPADDSPYANRIFDPGAVDDFHSAPPEFRRRLLGYHRATNYSAVDLPLIEELYGREYAERVSGHRRLFMHGASDLAGITETPTGVDVTVSHGPTGLTEVLSCDAVVCATGFHQMNLRSSLGGLADHVVTDPEGPRVNRDYRVEMNRELPGGIYLQGGTEHTHGLSSSLLSNVAVRSGEIVRRIARDRVVAPARD; from the coding sequence ATGACCCGCACGACCTCACACAGCCATCGCTTCGATCCGACCGACATCGTCGACATCGGCGGAATCGGCTTCGGGCCGTCGAACCTCGGCCTGGCCATCGCCGTCTCGGAGCTCGACGACAGTCAGGTGACGCCGCTGACGGCCCGGTTTGTCGAGCGGCAGAGCACCTTCAGTTGGCATCCGGGAATGCTGCTGCCGCGCACCACCATGCAGATCTCCTTCCTCAAGGATCTCGCCACTCAGCGAAACGTGCGGAGCCGCTTCACATTCCTCAACTACCTTGCGCACCAAGGCAGGCTGGTCGACTTCATCAACCATCAGACCTTCTTTCCGTCTCGTCACGAGTTCCACGACTATCTCGAGTGGGCGGCGCAGTCCGTCGATGCCGACGTGCTGTACGGAACGAGTGCCATCGACGTCGAGATCGAGGACGATCACTTTGCGGTCCATCTCGACGGCAGGTATCCCGGCGTCCTCCGGGCTCGCAACCTGGTGGTCTCCACCGGGTTGTCGGCACGACTACCGGACGGGGTCTCGGCGTCGCGGCGCGTGTTCCACAACCACCGCCTGCTGAACCACCTGGAGGACATGCCACCGCTCCGGCACAACCGATTCGCGGTGATCGGAGCCGGACAGAGTGCTGCCGAGGTCGTCGAGTACCTCCACACCACATATCCGGAGGCCGAGGTGCACGCGGTCTTCGCGAAGTACGGATACACCCCCGCCGACGACAGCCCGTATGCCAACCGGATCTTCGACCCCGGCGCCGTCGACGATTTCCATTCGGCGCCGCCGGAATTCCGCCGCAGGCTGTTGGGTTATCACCGCGCGACCAACTACTCCGCGGTCGATCTCCCCCTGATCGAGGAACTCTACGGACGTGAGTATGCCGAGCGCGTGAGCGGGCACCGGCGACTCTTCATGCACGGTGCATCAGATCTGGCGGGAATCACCGAGACGCCCACGGGCGTCGATGTGACCGTGTCGCACGGACCGACCGGACTCACCGAAGTGTTGTCGTGCGACGCGGTGGTCTGCGCCACGGGCTTCCACCAGATGAACCTGCGGAGCTCCCTCGGCGGGCTCGCCGACCACGTCGTCACCGATCCCGAGGGTCCACGGGTCAACCGCGACTACCGTGTCGAGATGAACCGTGAGCTGCCGGGCGGCATCTACCTCCAGGGCGGCACAGAGCACACCCACGGGCTGTCGTCGTCGCTGCTGTCCAACGTGGCCGTGCGGTCCGGGGAGATCGTGCGCAGGATCGCCCGGGATCGCGTCGTCGCCCCGGCTCGCGACTGA
- a CDS encoding ABC transporter ATP-binding protein: MTALRVADRAETSRWLFRAVRSRPMLTATVTMLCTVTAVCAVIPVLALGILVDRVSSHATAGSLIPVALLAAGAAAVGGLAAGATMYVVARLGADVIADLRAEAVDAALHLPRAAIEKAGRGDVLSRVNNDVTVINRAVTTVIPTVVTAAALTVVSVIAMAGLDWRLGLAGASAIPFYIVALRWYVPRSAPVYAAERVAAAERAQAIVESATSRDTVLAYDLQTRELDRIEASSARTRDLAVSVFTLFTRLVGRVNRAEFVGLAAILSIGFWLVSTDNVTVGATTAAALLFHRLFNPIGMILYSSAELQLAGAGLTRLVGVVETKSSAPDVDSAVDPPLSPVPQSGVTLRDIWFGYTSDHAVLRGLDLDIPRGHRLALVGASGAGKSTVGGLIDGTLVCDHGEIRTPAAAQVFTISQDVHVFAGPLIDDLRLAAPDATRAEAFEALATVGADGWVRTLPSGIDTVVGEGGSRLGDARAQQIALARLVLADPDIAILDEATAEADSDQAADLDRAALAATAGRTTLVIAHRLSQALTADSVAIISDGVITEHGPPDTLIGAGGELTRLWNTFHSRHRGLHDPSGPNRALQQTITSDARTHR, from the coding sequence ATGACAGCGCTGCGGGTCGCCGATCGAGCGGAGACCTCACGGTGGCTGTTCAGGGCCGTGCGGAGTCGGCCCATGCTGACCGCGACCGTCACGATGCTCTGCACGGTGACGGCCGTCTGTGCGGTGATTCCCGTACTCGCGCTCGGGATTCTGGTCGATCGGGTGAGCAGCCACGCGACCGCGGGATCGTTGATCCCGGTGGCGCTGCTGGCCGCGGGGGCCGCGGCCGTCGGTGGGCTGGCCGCCGGAGCGACCATGTATGTGGTGGCTCGCCTCGGTGCCGACGTCATCGCCGATCTGCGCGCCGAGGCCGTGGACGCCGCACTGCACCTCCCGCGTGCCGCCATCGAGAAGGCCGGCCGCGGCGACGTCCTCTCGCGCGTGAACAACGACGTCACCGTCATCAATCGTGCGGTCACCACGGTGATCCCGACAGTCGTGACCGCGGCGGCGCTCACCGTGGTCAGCGTGATCGCGATGGCCGGACTCGATTGGCGCCTGGGTCTCGCCGGCGCCAGTGCCATCCCGTTCTACATCGTGGCCCTGCGGTGGTACGTCCCCCGTTCGGCGCCCGTGTACGCCGCCGAACGCGTCGCCGCTGCCGAGCGCGCCCAAGCGATCGTCGAATCGGCGACCAGTCGCGACACCGTCCTCGCGTATGACCTGCAGACACGTGAGCTCGACCGCATCGAGGCGTCCTCGGCACGCACCCGCGACCTCGCGGTCTCGGTGTTCACCCTGTTCACCCGCCTGGTGGGCCGGGTGAACAGGGCCGAGTTCGTCGGTCTGGCAGCGATTCTCTCGATCGGCTTCTGGCTCGTCTCCACCGACAACGTCACCGTCGGGGCGACGACCGCGGCCGCCCTGCTCTTCCATCGTCTGTTCAACCCGATCGGGATGATCCTCTACAGTTCCGCGGAGTTGCAGCTGGCGGGCGCCGGGCTCACCCGACTGGTCGGCGTGGTCGAGACGAAGTCGTCGGCCCCCGATGTGGATTCCGCGGTCGATCCGCCCCTGTCACCGGTCCCCCAGTCGGGGGTGACCCTGCGCGACATCTGGTTCGGCTACACATCCGATCATGCGGTTCTGCGTGGTCTCGACCTCGACATTCCCCGGGGCCATCGACTCGCGCTGGTCGGCGCGAGCGGGGCAGGCAAGTCGACGGTCGGCGGCCTGATCGACGGCACCCTCGTGTGTGACCACGGAGAGATACGCACCCCCGCTGCCGCGCAGGTCTTCACCATCAGCCAAGACGTTCACGTGTTTGCCGGCCCCCTCATCGACGACCTGCGCCTGGCAGCGCCCGACGCCACCCGCGCAGAGGCCTTCGAGGCGCTGGCCACCGTCGGCGCCGACGGATGGGTGCGGACATTGCCATCCGGGATCGACACCGTCGTCGGCGAAGGCGGGTCCCGTCTCGGCGACGCCCGGGCACAACAGATCGCGCTGGCCCGTCTGGTGCTCGCCGACCCCGACATCGCGATCCTGGACGAGGCGACGGCGGAGGCCGACAGCGACCAGGCGGCCGATCTGGATCGGGCGGCCCTGGCGGCAACGGCGGGACGCACGACGTTGGTGATCGCCCATCGACTGTCCCAGGCGCTCACCGCGGATTCCGTCGCGATCATCTCCGATGGCGTCATCACCGAACACGGCCCTCCGGACACGCTCATCGGCGCGGGGGGCGAATTGACGCGGCTGTGGAACACCTTCCACAGCCGGCACCGAGGCCTCCACGATCCTTCCGGGCCGAACCGAGCGCTCCAGCAGACCATCACCTCCGACGCAAGGACTCACCGATGA
- a CDS encoding ABC transporter transmembrane domain-containing protein: MSDVDLAPVNHRGRTPDGARVLRGSVRDNRRSLIASTALLSLHQLCEVSVPVLIGVAVDRALGHADVASLVRWLTVLALVFLVLTVAYRYGARIAMTAAQGEAHRLRMRCAATIVGDTPATGTELRDGEMLSIANSDADETGNLLRYVPQAGSAVVALIACAAVLIGIDTTLGVTVLIAVPLALSVVQLLSPFTTRLIGAQQHHIGRSTALATDLVTGMRTLRGIGALDIASDRYREADGRTRLAMRRAAIGHGAFFGAATGVTGLIAVGVAALAGWFALSDQISVGALITVLGVAQFLTEPLAIAAMLPGRVATARASAERISTLTARPAFAEETAGPTDHDSTTVPYPGEFVAVRSPDSTAARAYASTIGSDHRSDLLVEPHSVDLFTGTIWSNLVVDPHAAPPRAAVVELLQALGSLDILSGGGIEALDTPVSDRGLSLSGGQRQRLALVRALIRDPDTLVLHDPTTAVDAMTERVIAEAVYRHRHGRGATRSTTVITNSPAWLRVADRVVALPGCATEPTS, from the coding sequence ATGAGCGACGTCGACCTGGCACCGGTGAACCACCGCGGCCGGACACCAGACGGCGCCCGGGTGTTGCGTGGCTCGGTGCGGGACAACAGACGCTCCCTGATCGCCTCGACCGCGCTCCTGTCGCTGCATCAGCTCTGCGAGGTGTCGGTCCCCGTCCTCATCGGTGTGGCAGTCGATCGCGCGCTCGGCCATGCCGACGTGGCATCGCTGGTCCGGTGGCTGACGGTCCTTGCCCTGGTGTTCCTCGTCCTGACCGTCGCGTATCGGTACGGCGCCCGGATCGCCATGACGGCGGCGCAGGGCGAGGCACACCGACTCCGCATGCGATGTGCGGCGACCATCGTCGGCGACACCCCGGCCACCGGTACGGAGCTGCGCGACGGTGAGATGCTGAGCATCGCCAACTCCGATGCCGACGAGACCGGGAACCTGCTCCGCTATGTGCCCCAGGCGGGTTCGGCCGTCGTGGCGCTGATCGCCTGCGCCGCAGTGCTCATCGGCATCGACACCACTCTCGGCGTCACCGTCCTGATCGCGGTCCCCCTGGCCCTCTCGGTGGTACAGCTCCTGTCGCCGTTCACAACGCGTCTCATCGGTGCGCAACAGCATCACATCGGCCGTTCCACCGCGCTCGCGACCGATCTCGTGACCGGGATGCGCACGCTGCGGGGCATCGGCGCACTCGACATCGCGTCCGATCGTTATCGGGAGGCCGACGGCCGGACCCGACTCGCGATGCGGCGCGCGGCCATCGGACACGGCGCGTTCTTCGGTGCCGCCACCGGCGTGACCGGTCTGATCGCGGTCGGGGTCGCCGCACTGGCGGGCTGGTTCGCGTTGTCCGACCAGATCAGCGTCGGCGCACTCATCACCGTCCTCGGTGTGGCCCAGTTCCTGACCGAACCGCTCGCGATCGCCGCGATGCTGCCCGGCCGCGTCGCGACGGCCCGCGCATCGGCCGAACGCATCTCGACGCTGACCGCCCGCCCTGCGTTCGCCGAGGAGACCGCCGGCCCCACCGACCACGACTCGACGACGGTGCCGTATCCGGGAGAGTTCGTGGCCGTGCGGTCCCCGGACTCCACCGCCGCTCGCGCATATGCGAGCACGATCGGTTCCGATCACCGATCCGACCTGCTCGTCGAACCACATTCGGTCGACCTGTTCACCGGGACGATCTGGTCGAATCTGGTCGTCGACCCACACGCTGCACCGCCCCGGGCCGCAGTCGTCGAGCTACTGCAGGCACTCGGCAGCCTGGACATCCTGAGCGGGGGCGGCATCGAGGCTCTCGACACCCCGGTCTCCGATCGCGGGCTGTCACTCTCCGGAGGCCAGCGACAGCGACTTGCGCTGGTGCGCGCCCTCATCCGGGATCCGGACACCCTCGTTCTCCACGATCCGACAACTGCCGTCGACGCCATGACCGAACGCGTCATCGCCGAGGCCGTGTACCGGCATCGGCACGGTCGGGGGGCGACCCGCTCGACGACCGTGATCACCAACAGTCCCGCGTGGCTCCGGGTGGCGGATCGTGTGGTCGCCCTTCCCGGGTGCGCCACGGAGCCCACGTCATGA